The following proteins come from a genomic window of Mycobacterium sp. DL:
- a CDS encoding aromatic ring-hydroxylating dioxygenase subunit alpha — MTTVEPPSAPALRATLGGNYYTSAAVFTTEQEHIFENMWFCAVRSSDLALAGKFKKVQIGRESVLLVRGRDGLLRAFLNVCRHRGAQLCTEAEGEVKRSLRCPYHSWTYGLDGKLMAAPNIGILTDDAGAPIDRSRFGLVPVALTEWLGYAWVCLSDTPPPFDDVMAEATRTLGDPDAINRYGIGGLDVGHRVVYDVAANWKLIVENFMECYHCSSIHPELVGVVPEFARGVAAQANIGRGAEFGSQVAGFTIDGAAGFDRLPGITDEQDRRYFAITVKPTVFINLVPDHVIFHRMYPMAADRTVVECDWLYTGEVVGSDHDVSRSVELFHRVNEQDFAACERTQPAMSSRAYRHGGVLVPAEHHIAEFHEWVVSRVG; from the coding sequence ATGACCACCGTTGAGCCACCCTCGGCCCCCGCGCTGCGCGCCACGCTGGGCGGGAACTACTACACCAGCGCGGCCGTGTTCACCACCGAGCAGGAACACATCTTCGAGAACATGTGGTTCTGCGCCGTCCGGTCCTCGGATCTGGCGTTGGCAGGCAAGTTCAAGAAGGTTCAGATCGGCCGCGAGAGCGTGCTGCTCGTGCGGGGACGGGACGGCCTGCTGCGGGCGTTCCTGAACGTGTGCCGGCACCGCGGCGCCCAGTTGTGCACCGAAGCAGAGGGCGAGGTGAAGCGCAGCCTGCGCTGCCCGTACCACTCCTGGACCTACGGGCTGGACGGCAAACTGATGGCCGCCCCGAACATCGGGATTCTGACCGACGACGCCGGCGCCCCGATCGACCGCAGCCGATTCGGTCTCGTACCGGTCGCGCTGACCGAATGGCTCGGCTACGCCTGGGTGTGCCTGTCGGACACCCCGCCGCCGTTCGACGACGTGATGGCCGAGGCGACCAGAACGCTCGGGGACCCGGATGCGATCAACCGGTACGGCATCGGTGGACTCGACGTCGGCCATCGGGTGGTCTACGACGTCGCGGCGAACTGGAAGCTGATCGTCGAGAACTTCATGGAGTGCTACCACTGCAGCTCGATCCACCCCGAGTTGGTCGGCGTCGTCCCCGAGTTCGCGCGCGGCGTGGCAGCGCAGGCGAACATCGGCCGGGGTGCCGAATTCGGTTCCCAGGTAGCCGGATTCACGATCGACGGTGCGGCGGGATTCGACCGGTTGCCGGGGATCACCGACGAGCAGGACCGGCGCTATTTCGCGATCACCGTCAAACCGACGGTGTTCATCAACCTGGTGCCCGACCACGTCATCTTCCACCGGATGTATCCGATGGCGGCCGATCGCACGGTGGTCGAGTGCGACTGGCTCTACACCGGGGAGGTGGTCGGATCCGACCACGACGTGTCTCGGTCGGTCGAACTGTTCCACCGTGTCAACGAGCAGGACTTCGCCGCCTGCGAGCGAACACAGCCGGCGATGTCGTCGCGCGCCTACCGCCACGGCGGAGTACTCGTCCCCGCCGAACACCACATCGCGGAGTTCCATGAGTGGGTAGTGTCCCGTGTCGGTTGA
- the solA gene encoding N-methyl-L-tryptophan oxidase: MGYDVIVIGLGGMGSSAAYHLASRGQRVLGLEKFTPAHDRGSSHGGSRIIRQSYFEDPAYVPLLLRAYELWDRLAADSQREVYRVTGGLFIGHPDSLTVAGSLAASRQWDLPHEVLDADEIRARFPNFTPEPGDIALYEDMAGFARPELTVQAHLSLAERAGATLQFGEEVLEWADTAAGVVVRTDRGTYTAGQLVVCPGAWAPQLLAEFGIPITVERQVLYWLDPVAGTESFVDHPIFIDESADGMQIYGFPAIDGARGGVKVAFFRKGVACTPETIDRTVHGDEIREMRDRSAQLLPALNGPCLHTATCMYSNTPDQHFVIARHPDSAYVTVACGFSGHGFKFVPVVGEILADLAIDGATGHPISLFDPKRLVTS, encoded by the coding sequence ATGGGATACGACGTCATCGTCATCGGCCTCGGTGGCATGGGATCCTCGGCCGCCTACCATCTCGCGTCGCGCGGGCAGCGGGTTCTCGGGCTGGAGAAGTTCACCCCGGCCCATGACCGTGGTTCCAGCCACGGCGGCTCCCGCATCATTCGGCAGTCCTACTTCGAGGACCCCGCCTATGTGCCACTGCTGCTGCGCGCCTACGAGCTGTGGGACAGGCTCGCCGCCGACTCGCAGCGCGAGGTGTACCGGGTCACCGGTGGCCTGTTCATCGGCCATCCGGACAGCCTCACGGTGGCAGGCAGCCTCGCGGCCAGCAGGCAGTGGGATCTGCCGCACGAGGTGCTCGACGCCGACGAGATCCGGGCCCGCTTCCCGAACTTCACCCCCGAACCGGGTGACATCGCGCTGTACGAGGACATGGCCGGCTTCGCGCGACCGGAACTGACCGTCCAGGCCCACCTGAGCCTGGCCGAACGCGCGGGGGCGACCCTGCAGTTCGGCGAGGAGGTCCTCGAATGGGCCGACACCGCAGCAGGTGTCGTCGTCCGGACCGACCGCGGCACCTACACCGCCGGGCAACTGGTGGTCTGTCCCGGCGCATGGGCACCACAACTGCTGGCCGAGTTCGGGATTCCGATCACCGTAGAGCGTCAGGTGCTCTACTGGCTGGACCCGGTCGCCGGAACCGAATCGTTTGTCGATCACCCGATCTTCATCGACGAGAGTGCCGACGGCATGCAGATCTACGGGTTCCCGGCGATCGACGGCGCGCGCGGCGGCGTCAAGGTCGCCTTCTTCCGCAAGGGCGTCGCCTGTACGCCGGAGACCATCGACCGCACCGTGCACGGCGACGAGATTCGCGAGATGCGTGACCGGTCGGCGCAACTGCTGCCCGCGCTGAACGGACCGTGCCTGCACACAGCGACATGCATGTACTCCAACACCCCGGATCAGCATTTTGTGATAGCCCGGCACCCCGACAGCGCATACGTCACGGTGGCGTGCGGATTCTCCGGGCACGGATTCAAGTTCGTCCCGGTGGTCGGCGAGATCCTCGCCGATCTCGCCATCGACGGCGCCACCGGCCACCCGATCTCGTTGTTCGACCCGAAGCGACTGGTGACGTCATGA
- a CDS encoding FAD-dependent oxidoreductase — translation MPRVVVIGAGIVGTSLADELTERGWTDVTVVDRGPLFATGGSTSHAPGLVFQTNPSKTMTAFAKYTVEKFGALRHPDGWAFNAVGGLEVATTPERWADLHRKAGWAQAWGIEGNLVTPAECAAMHPLIDSDRILGGFHTPADGLAKALRAAEAQGRRAEARGATLRPYTEVLGIVDDGSRVTGVRTADGVIDADVVVCAAGFWGAQIAKQVGLVLPLVPMAHQYGRTGRIEALVGRNTESAEAGLPILRHQDQDLYFREHVDRLGIGSYSHKPMPVDMSTLLSDTAGEPMPSMMPFTEEDFAPAWKAAAELIPALDDSKLEEAFNGIFSFTPDGFSLIGEHRELAGFWVAEAVWVTHSAGVARATAEWIIDGTPSIDTHECDLYRFEDIARSPSFIMQTSSQAFVEVYDVIHPHQYRTALRGLRTSPFHARQVESGAYFYEGGGWERPAWYEANAELTQRLCAEGLALPERDDWASKFWSPISVAEAQWTRENVAMYDMTPLTRYEVSGAGAAAFLQQMTTNNVDKSVGSVTYTLLLDETGGIRSDLTVARLGPQTFQVGANSPMDFDWLSRRLPGDVVLRDITGGTCCLGVWGPAARDVVAPLCPDDLSHQGFRYFRAISTYLDAIPVTMMRVSYVGELGWEIYAGAEYGAALWGLLARAGEPHGIIPAGRIAFNSLRIEKGYRSWGTDMTAEHLPAAAGIDFAVRMAKASDFVGRAALKRASAPASMLRSIVFDDPNAAVLGKEPVSVDGACVGYVTSAGYSPTMGRTIAYAWLPAQLGVGEAVTVAYRGSEFAAVVHAEPVVDPEMARIKR, via the coding sequence ATGCCCAGAGTCGTCGTGATCGGTGCAGGCATCGTCGGCACCTCCCTTGCCGACGAGCTGACCGAGCGCGGCTGGACCGACGTCACGGTCGTCGACCGGGGGCCGCTGTTCGCCACCGGCGGCTCCACGTCGCATGCCCCCGGGCTGGTGTTCCAGACCAACCCCTCGAAGACCATGACCGCCTTCGCCAAGTACACCGTCGAGAAGTTCGGCGCACTCCGGCACCCCGACGGGTGGGCGTTCAATGCGGTCGGCGGGCTCGAGGTCGCCACCACGCCCGAACGCTGGGCGGATCTTCATCGCAAGGCCGGCTGGGCGCAGGCGTGGGGGATCGAGGGCAACCTGGTCACCCCGGCCGAGTGTGCGGCGATGCATCCGCTGATCGACAGCGACCGCATCCTGGGCGGTTTCCACACCCCGGCCGACGGCCTGGCCAAAGCGCTGCGCGCCGCAGAGGCGCAGGGCCGTCGAGCCGAGGCCAGGGGAGCGACCCTACGTCCCTACACCGAGGTGCTCGGCATCGTCGACGACGGGTCCCGGGTCACCGGGGTGCGCACCGCCGACGGTGTCATCGATGCCGACGTCGTCGTCTGCGCGGCCGGGTTCTGGGGCGCGCAGATCGCCAAGCAGGTCGGCCTGGTGCTCCCACTGGTCCCGATGGCGCACCAGTACGGCCGCACCGGTCGGATCGAGGCGCTCGTCGGGCGCAACACCGAGTCGGCAGAAGCCGGCCTGCCCATCCTGCGCCACCAGGACCAGGACCTGTACTTCCGCGAACATGTCGACCGTCTGGGCATCGGCTCCTACAGCCACAAGCCGATGCCGGTCGACATGTCCACCCTGCTGTCCGACACCGCAGGCGAACCGATGCCGTCGATGATGCCGTTCACCGAGGAGGACTTCGCTCCTGCATGGAAAGCGGCGGCAGAACTGATTCCGGCGCTTGATGATTCGAAGTTGGAAGAGGCGTTCAACGGGATCTTCTCGTTCACCCCGGACGGATTCTCCCTCATCGGGGAGCATCGCGAGCTGGCCGGCTTCTGGGTCGCCGAGGCCGTCTGGGTGACCCATTCCGCGGGGGTCGCCCGGGCCACGGCCGAGTGGATCATCGACGGCACGCCGTCGATCGACACCCACGAATGCGACCTGTACCGCTTCGAGGACATCGCGCGCAGCCCGTCGTTCATCATGCAGACCAGCTCGCAGGCATTCGTCGAGGTCTACGACGTCATCCACCCGCACCAGTACCGCACCGCCCTGCGCGGTCTGCGTACCAGCCCGTTCCACGCGCGTCAGGTCGAATCGGGCGCGTATTTCTACGAAGGTGGCGGATGGGAACGCCCCGCATGGTACGAAGCCAATGCCGAACTCACCCAACGCCTCTGCGCCGAAGGTCTGGCATTGCCCGAGCGTGACGACTGGGCGTCGAAGTTCTGGTCACCGATCTCGGTCGCCGAAGCGCAGTGGACCCGCGAGAACGTCGCGATGTACGACATGACGCCGCTGACGCGCTATGAGGTCAGCGGCGCAGGTGCCGCGGCCTTCCTGCAGCAGATGACCACCAACAACGTCGACAAGAGTGTCGGGTCGGTCACCTACACGCTGCTGCTCGACGAAACCGGCGGCATCCGAAGCGATCTCACGGTGGCGCGCCTGGGACCGCAGACCTTCCAGGTCGGTGCCAACTCGCCGATGGATTTCGACTGGCTCAGCCGCCGTCTACCCGGTGACGTCGTACTGCGCGACATCACCGGCGGAACCTGTTGCCTCGGAGTGTGGGGTCCGGCCGCCCGCGACGTGGTGGCGCCGCTGTGTCCAGACGACCTGTCGCATCAGGGCTTCCGGTACTTCCGGGCGATCAGCACCTACCTCGATGCCATCCCGGTGACCATGATGCGGGTGTCCTACGTCGGTGAACTCGGCTGGGAGATCTACGCCGGCGCCGAATACGGTGCAGCGCTGTGGGGTCTGCTCGCCCGGGCAGGAGAACCGCACGGCATCATCCCTGCGGGCCGAATCGCGTTCAACAGCCTGCGGATCGAGAAGGGCTACCGCAGCTGGGGTACCGACATGACCGCCGAACACCTCCCGGCTGCCGCCGGGATCGATTTTGCGGTGCGGATGGCCAAGGCGTCCGATTTTGTCGGCAGGGCGGCGTTGAAGAGGGCGTCGGCTCCGGCGTCGATGCTGCGCAGCATCGTGTTCGACGACCCGAATGCCGCAGTGCTGGGCAAGGAACCGGTATCCGTCGACGGTGCCTGCGTCGGCTATGTGACCAGCGCCGGCTACTCACCAACCATGGGGCGCACCATCGCCTACGCGTGGCTGCCCGCGCAGTTGGGCGTCGGCGAGGCGGTCACCGTCGCCTACCGAGGCTCGGAATTCGCTGCTGTCGTCCATGCGGAACCGGTGGTCGACCCCGAGATGGCCCGGATCAAGAGGTGA
- the prcA gene encoding proteasome subunit alpha — MSFPYFISPEQAMRERSELARKGIARGRSVVVLAYADGVLFVAENPSRSLQKVSELYDRVGFAAVGRFNEFNNLRSGGIRFADTQGYAYSRRDVTGRQLANVYAQTLGTIFTEQAKPYEVELCVAEVAHYGETKAPELYRITYDGSIADEPSFVVMGGTTEPIATALNNTYTENASLADAVSIAVGALSAGGTGTEPRTLGPATLEVAILDSNRRRRAFRRITGTALEELLPQGDPIIADEVGVAPDGDS; from the coding sequence GTGAGTTTTCCCTATTTCATCTCGCCTGAGCAGGCGATGCGTGAGCGTTCGGAACTGGCGCGTAAGGGCATCGCCAGAGGTCGTAGCGTGGTCGTGCTGGCCTACGCCGACGGTGTGCTCTTCGTCGCGGAGAACCCGTCGCGGTCACTGCAGAAGGTCAGCGAACTCTACGACCGCGTGGGCTTCGCCGCGGTGGGCCGTTTCAACGAGTTCAACAATCTGCGCAGTGGCGGTATCCGGTTCGCCGACACGCAGGGGTATGCCTACTCCCGCCGGGACGTGACCGGCCGCCAGCTGGCCAACGTCTACGCACAGACGCTGGGCACGATCTTCACCGAGCAGGCCAAGCCCTACGAGGTGGAGCTGTGTGTGGCCGAGGTCGCCCACTACGGCGAGACCAAAGCTCCCGAGCTGTACCGCATCACCTACGACGGGTCGATCGCCGACGAGCCGAGCTTCGTCGTGATGGGCGGGACCACCGAGCCCATCGCCACGGCGCTCAACAACACCTACACCGAGAACGCGAGTCTGGCCGACGCGGTGTCCATCGCCGTGGGGGCGCTGAGTGCCGGCGGCACCGGAACCGAACCGCGCACGCTGGGACCGGCCACCCTCGAGGTCGCGATCCTCGACTCCAACCGGCGTCGGCGGGCGTTCCGCCGAATCACCGGCACTGCTCTGGAAGAGCTGCTGCCGCAAGGTGATCCGATTATCGCCGACGAGGTCGGCGTCGCCCCGGACGGCGATTCCTAG
- the prcB gene encoding proteasome subunit beta has protein sequence MSQGLSQGGVNLSSFSDYLRHQAPHLLPGAGPVPTDAVPHGTTIVALKYPGGVVMAGDRRATQGHMIASRDVQKVYITDDYTVTGIAGTAAIAVEFARLYAVELEHYEKIEGVALTFPGKVNRLATMVRGNLGAALQGFVALPLLAGYDLDDPNAEGAGRIVSFDAAGGWNIEEEGYQSVGSGSIFAKSSMKKLYSQVTDADSALRVAIEALYDAADDDSATGGPDLVRGIYPTAVVIGADGAADIPEQQIAAMCRAIIESRSRADTFGPDAEPRGEDS, from the coding sequence TTGTCTCAAGGTCTTTCGCAAGGCGGCGTGAATTTGTCGTCGTTCTCTGACTATCTCCGGCATCAGGCACCCCACCTGCTGCCCGGCGCCGGGCCGGTGCCCACCGACGCGGTGCCCCACGGCACCACGATCGTCGCGCTGAAGTACCCCGGTGGTGTGGTGATGGCGGGTGACCGGCGGGCCACCCAGGGTCACATGATCGCCAGCCGCGATGTGCAGAAGGTGTACATCACCGACGACTACACCGTGACTGGCATCGCGGGCACCGCCGCCATCGCCGTCGAGTTCGCTCGTCTCTATGCCGTGGAACTCGAGCACTACGAGAAGATCGAAGGGGTGGCGCTGACCTTCCCCGGCAAGGTCAACCGGTTGGCGACCATGGTCCGCGGCAACCTGGGCGCCGCGCTCCAGGGGTTTGTGGCGCTGCCGTTGCTGGCCGGCTACGACCTCGATGACCCGAACGCCGAGGGTGCGGGCCGGATCGTGTCGTTCGACGCCGCCGGCGGATGGAACATCGAAGAAGAGGGCTACCAGTCGGTCGGCTCCGGATCGATCTTCGCGAAGTCGTCGATGAAGAAGCTCTACTCACAGGTCACCGACGCCGATTCCGCGCTGCGTGTCGCGATCGAGGCGCTCTACGATGCCGCCGACGACGACTCGGCGACCGGCGGTCCCGACCTGGTACGAGGGATCTACCCGACCGCCGTGGTGATCGGCGCCGACGGCGCAGCAGACATCCCCGAGCAGCAGATCGCCGCGATGTGTCGTGCGATCATCGAGAGTCGTTCGCGGGCAGACACATTCGGCCCCGACGCCGAGCCTCGAGGTGAGGATTCGTGA
- a CDS encoding ubiquitin-like protein Pup: MAQEQTKRGGGGGDDDDPTGSTAGGQERREKLTEETDDLLDEIDDVLEENAEDFVRAYVQKGGQ, encoded by the coding sequence GTGGCTCAGGAGCAGACCAAGCGAGGCGGGGGCGGCGGCGACGACGACGATCCCACCGGCAGCACGGCCGGCGGCCAGGAGCGCCGGGAGAAGCTGACCGAGGAGACCGACGACCTCCTCGATGAGATCGACGACGTCCTGGAGGAGAACGCCGAGGACTTCGTGCGCGCCTACGTCCAGAAGGGCGGCCAGTGA
- the dop gene encoding depupylase/deamidase Dop, which produces MQRIIGTEVEYGISSPSDPTANPILTSTQAVLAYAAAAGIQRAKRTRWDYEVESPLRDARGFDLSRASGPPPVVDADEVGAANMILTNGARLYVDHAHPEYSAPECADPMDAVIWDKAGERVMEAAARHVASVPGAAKLQLYKNNVDGKGASYGSHENYLMSRQTPFSAVIAGLTPFLVSRQVVTGSGRVGIGASGDEPGFQLCQRADYIEVEVGLETTLKRGIINTRDEPHADADKYRRLHVIIGDANLAETSTYLKVGATALVLDLIEEGFDLSDLALARPVHAVHVVSRDPSLRATVALADGRELTALALQRIYLDRVAKLVDSRDPDPRASHVVETWANVLDLLERDPMECADLLDWPAKLRLLNGFRHRENLSWSAPRLHLVDLQYSDVRLDKGLYNRLVARGSMKRLVTEQQVLDAVDSPPTDTRAYFRGECLRRFGADIAAASWDSVIFDLGGDSLVRIPTLEPLRGSKAHVGALLDSVDSAADLVEQLTN; this is translated from the coding sequence ATGCAACGGATCATCGGAACGGAGGTCGAGTACGGCATCTCGTCGCCGTCTGACCCGACCGCGAACCCGATCCTGACGTCGACCCAGGCAGTGTTGGCATATGCGGCGGCCGCAGGTATCCAGCGAGCGAAGCGCACGCGCTGGGACTACGAGGTGGAATCCCCGCTGCGCGACGCCCGCGGGTTCGACCTGAGTCGCGCTTCGGGCCCGCCGCCGGTGGTGGACGCCGACGAGGTCGGCGCCGCCAACATGATCCTGACCAACGGCGCCCGGCTCTACGTCGACCACGCCCATCCCGAGTACTCGGCGCCGGAGTGCGCAGACCCCATGGACGCAGTGATCTGGGACAAGGCAGGCGAGCGGGTGATGGAGGCCGCGGCCCGCCACGTCGCGAGCGTCCCCGGCGCGGCGAAGCTGCAGCTCTACAAGAACAATGTCGATGGCAAGGGTGCGTCCTACGGATCGCACGAGAACTACCTGATGTCGCGCCAGACGCCGTTCTCGGCTGTCATCGCCGGTCTGACGCCTTTCCTGGTGTCCCGGCAGGTGGTCACCGGTTCGGGTCGCGTCGGCATCGGTGCCTCAGGCGACGAACCCGGCTTCCAGCTGTGTCAGCGCGCCGACTACATCGAGGTCGAGGTCGGCCTCGAGACCACCCTCAAGCGCGGGATCATCAACACCCGCGACGAACCCCACGCCGATGCCGACAAGTACCGGCGGCTGCACGTCATCATCGGTGACGCCAATCTGGCCGAGACTTCCACCTATCTCAAGGTCGGGGCGACGGCGCTGGTGCTCGACCTGATCGAGGAGGGGTTCGACCTCAGCGATCTGGCGCTGGCCCGGCCGGTGCACGCCGTGCACGTCGTCAGCCGCGACCCGTCACTGCGTGCCACCGTTGCGCTGGCCGACGGTCGCGAACTGACCGCCCTTGCGCTGCAGCGGATCTACCTGGACCGCGTCGCCAAGCTGGTGGACAGCCGCGACCCCGACCCGCGGGCCTCCCACGTCGTCGAGACCTGGGCCAACGTCCTGGACCTGCTCGAGCGCGATCCGATGGAATGCGCCGACCTGCTCGACTGGCCGGCCAAGCTACGGCTGCTCAATGGATTCCGGCACCGCGAGAACCTCAGTTGGTCCGCGCCGCGGCTGCACCTGGTCGACCTGCAGTACTCGGATGTGCGCCTGGACAAGGGCCTCTACAACCGGCTCGTCGCCCGGGGGTCGATGAAGCGTCTGGTCACCGAGCAGCAGGTGCTCGACGCCGTGGACAGCCCGCCGACCGACACCCGCGCATACTTCCGCGGCGAGTGCCTTCGGCGGTTCGGCGCGGACATCGCGGCCGCCAGCTGGGATTCGGTGATCTTCGACCTGGGCGGTGATTCGCTGGTGCGGATCCCGACGCTCGAGCCGCTGCGCGGCAGCAAGGCGCACGTCGGGGCTCTGCTGGACTCCGTCGACAGCGCCGCGGACCTCGTTGAGCAGCTGACAAACTGA
- a CDS encoding LuxR family transcriptional regulator codes for MAGLAWRTELGDRLTHAWAQTRLGGGRVHVLLGDPGMGKSSTLTWLADQIGTAARIVTCRSGELGTPMSTAAEVAAVLPIPAATTWDSTDPDPMAAADVLRSGLENAADLALLIDDIHDADPSSRTAVNLALRRAVLGGVLVVVSGRRVRTTLAFAEGFCTHELRGLTPGQALEVIGSATDSPIHSSVAQRLVGDASGNPLALLELPQALSRDQLAGAQPLPLEIPLVGNLAAVFTRQLPPPGSPARELLDRVAVSSDGAWATLVDTETLDAAAALGDLEALGLVNLADGRLRLRHPLLRSAVLAGMPEQRRRQLNIEFADNPTVPEEIRLAHRAQGTIGPDDALTDALVDAAKGMRAGRGIEAAARMLDLAAGMTGSDTRRGRLRLEAAELLGAAGEAGTARHRLEAVLADPSSGDLHVAATLTLATLEAMDGAPAAAHQRLTECLTVATPEQVGVVRARMAVPLGMLGLVAQIVETAEAAVAQTKSGSVESDVATVVLAHAASAWDEGRADDLVGTLDTLDLMAAIRHDPLVGLHVGRAMSIAERYGQGVSALTGLIGALRSEGARASLAMAYGALGETHLRASRFDDALVCLDEAVALCLATGQRAFAPFWLSLRARVAAIRGDDQAAAADLTLGFAISDEQSTFGARYFLLANAGLVALTECRYDEVIGHLGECWAFEQVAGLLAPQLARWHIDLIEAYVTHGRPGDAEPIAAHLTGVAARPGASRWTRATALRAQALLCAARDPRYAQRLLGDAVTLYDNNIDAFDRARTLMDLARVATEQTARDHARTEALYGFRRIGASAWAARVQPSTHSPQIGRLTDAERRILEEVARGLTNQQIAKRLHLSAKTVANHLYRAYRKLGVSSRTEATRHMLLRDDPRDQERSSSR; via the coding sequence ATGGCAGGTTTGGCGTGGCGGACCGAACTCGGCGACCGGTTGACGCACGCGTGGGCTCAGACCCGCCTCGGCGGGGGCCGGGTGCATGTCCTTCTGGGTGACCCCGGGATGGGCAAATCCAGCACCCTGACGTGGCTCGCCGATCAGATCGGAACCGCGGCGCGCATCGTCACCTGCCGATCCGGTGAGCTCGGAACGCCGATGTCCACCGCGGCCGAGGTCGCGGCGGTGTTGCCGATTCCGGCGGCCACCACATGGGATTCGACCGATCCCGACCCGATGGCCGCCGCCGACGTGCTCCGTTCCGGACTGGAGAACGCGGCCGATCTCGCGCTTCTCATCGACGACATCCACGACGCCGACCCGTCGAGTCGGACGGCGGTGAATCTGGCGCTGCGGCGTGCGGTGCTCGGTGGGGTGCTCGTCGTCGTCAGTGGGCGTCGGGTCCGCACCACACTGGCTTTCGCCGAGGGCTTCTGCACTCATGAACTCCGCGGGTTGACCCCCGGCCAGGCGCTGGAGGTGATCGGGTCCGCCACCGATTCGCCGATCCATTCCTCGGTCGCCCAGCGTCTTGTCGGCGACGCGTCGGGTAATCCCCTTGCGCTCCTGGAGCTCCCGCAGGCGCTGTCGCGCGACCAACTGGCCGGCGCGCAGCCACTGCCGCTGGAGATTCCGCTCGTCGGCAACCTCGCCGCTGTCTTCACCCGCCAACTCCCGCCACCCGGCAGCCCGGCGCGAGAGCTGCTCGACCGCGTCGCGGTGTCCTCCGACGGTGCCTGGGCAACCCTCGTCGACACCGAAACACTGGATGCCGCTGCGGCACTCGGCGATCTCGAGGCCCTCGGGTTGGTCAACCTGGCCGACGGCCGCCTGCGGCTGCGTCATCCGCTGCTGCGAAGCGCGGTTCTCGCAGGGATGCCCGAGCAGCGGCGTCGTCAGCTCAACATCGAGTTCGCGGACAACCCGACGGTGCCCGAGGAAATCCGGCTGGCACATCGCGCGCAGGGCACCATCGGACCCGACGACGCTCTGACCGACGCGCTCGTCGACGCCGCCAAGGGGATGCGGGCCGGCCGTGGGATCGAGGCGGCGGCGCGGATGTTGGACCTCGCCGCCGGAATGACGGGCAGCGATACCCGCCGCGGCCGATTGCGACTGGAGGCGGCCGAACTGCTCGGGGCGGCCGGCGAAGCCGGGACTGCGCGGCACCGACTCGAGGCGGTACTCGCAGATCCGTCGTCGGGAGACCTGCACGTGGCAGCGACGTTGACGCTGGCGACACTCGAGGCGATGGACGGCGCCCCCGCGGCGGCGCATCAGCGACTGACGGAGTGTCTGACCGTGGCGACGCCAGAGCAGGTCGGTGTCGTGCGCGCCCGGATGGCGGTTCCCCTCGGAATGCTCGGGCTCGTCGCGCAGATCGTCGAGACCGCGGAAGCTGCGGTGGCGCAGACCAAGTCCGGATCGGTCGAATCGGACGTGGCCACGGTGGTTCTCGCGCACGCCGCGAGCGCATGGGATGAGGGCCGCGCAGACGACCTGGTCGGCACGCTCGACACACTCGACCTGATGGCCGCGATCCGCCACGACCCGTTGGTCGGGTTGCACGTCGGCCGGGCGATGTCCATCGCGGAGAGATACGGGCAGGGTGTGTCCGCGCTGACGGGTCTGATCGGTGCGCTGCGATCGGAAGGAGCGCGGGCGTCACTGGCGATGGCGTACGGAGCGCTGGGCGAAACCCACCTGCGCGCTTCCCGATTCGACGATGCACTGGTCTGCCTCGACGAAGCCGTCGCACTGTGTCTGGCCACCGGACAGCGGGCGTTCGCGCCGTTCTGGCTGTCGCTGCGGGCGCGGGTGGCGGCGATCAGAGGCGACGATCAGGCCGCAGCGGCAGATCTGACGCTGGGCTTCGCGATCTCCGACGAGCAGTCGACGTTCGGTGCCCGCTACTTCCTGCTCGCCAACGCCGGCCTGGTCGCCCTCACCGAGTGTCGGTACGACGAGGTGATCGGTCACCTGGGCGAGTGCTGGGCCTTCGAGCAGGTGGCGGGGCTGCTGGCACCTCAACTGGCGCGGTGGCACATCGACCTGATCGAGGCGTATGTCACCCACGGGCGACCCGGTGACGCGGAACCGATCGCCGCTCATCTCACCGGTGTCGCCGCCCGCCCCGGAGCCAGTCGGTGGACCCGGGCGACCGCACTCCGAGCACAGGCTCTGTTGTGTGCGGCGCGCGATCCGCGGTATGCGCAACGTCTGCTCGGCGACGCGGTCACCCTCTACGACAACAACATCGACGCGTTCGACCGTGCCCGGACTCTGATGGACCTGGCCAGGGTGGCCACCGAGCAGACCGCGCGTGACCATGCCCGCACCGAGGCTCTGTACGGATTCCGCAGAATCGGTGCCTCCGCGTGGGCCGCACGGGTGCAGCCGTCGACACACTCTCCGCAGATCGGCAGGTTGACCGACGCCGAGCGTCGAATCCTCGAAGAGGTCGCACGGGGCCTGACGAATCAACAGATCGCCAAGCGGCTTCACCTGAGTGCCAAGACGGTGGCCAACCATCTCTACCGCGCCTACCGCAAACTCGGGGTGTCCTCACGCACCGAGGCGACCCGCCACATGCTGCTGCGCGACGATCCCCGGGATCAGGAACGTTCGAGTTCGAGATAG